One genomic region from Salmonirosea aquatica encodes:
- a CDS encoding YfiT family bacillithiol transferase, protein MDTETLYRLKYPIGEFEKPAEITTAILDEWINTISDFPRQLSKELEILTDSQLETPYRLGGWTVRQVVHHCADSHMNAFCRFKLALTEDSPRIKPYFEALWAELADAKQIPVEHSLFILLGLHARWVVLLQSLSTQDLSRIYIHPEHGREFRLDEAIGNYAWHSNHHLAHIKNVVKVNQK, encoded by the coding sequence ATGGATACTGAAACATTATACAGGCTCAAATACCCGATAGGCGAATTTGAAAAGCCGGCTGAAATTACCACAGCAATCTTGGACGAATGGATTAACACTATCTCTGATTTTCCCCGTCAGTTATCAAAAGAGCTCGAAATACTAACTGATAGCCAGCTGGAGACGCCCTACAGACTGGGCGGCTGGACAGTTCGTCAGGTAGTGCATCACTGTGCCGACAGCCACATGAACGCCTTTTGCCGGTTCAAGCTAGCTTTGACCGAAGACAGCCCGAGGATCAAACCTTACTTTGAAGCGCTTTGGGCAGAGCTGGCGGATGCCAAGCAGATTCCTGTTGAACATTCTCTTTTTATCCTTCTCGGGCTGCATGCACGCTGGGTTGTTTTGCTTCAAAGTCTTAGCACGCAGGATCTTTCAAGGATCTATATCCATCCCGAACACGGCAGAGAATTCAGGCTGGACGAGGCGATCGGTAACTATGCGTGGCATAGCAATCACCACCTGGCGCATATCAAGAATGTGGTAAAGGTGAACCAGAAGTAG
- a CDS encoding aminotransferase-like domain-containing protein, whose protein sequence is MKKEETGKGNFVYLRIAGIIEQQIVDNTLRTGDKLPSLRTICSEYGVSQNTALSAYYHLENKMLIETRPQSGYYVKYSRARIPQVPDTSSPSGIANFGISELLVSKVYDNLGEGGHLPLALATPADELLPIAKLNKGLLLATRALRGSGVAYDKAEGNERLRRQIARWAFNMECSLSHHDIITTSGCLNALSYCLMSVTEKGDTVAMESPVSFGMLQLAEALGLKVLELPTHPESGVDLNAFEGALKNKKVKASLLISNFNNPLGSCMPDENKKAAVQLAEKYNVPLIENDISGDVYFGPNRPRTCKTYDQSGIVLWCGSVSKTLAPGYRVGWVAPGRFKENVLRMKLYHSISGTSITQETIGSFLETGRYESHLRKLRHTLHGNMLRYSGAIADYFPECTKASRPRGGSVLWVELPPNIDTVDLYEKALARNISFAPGKIFTLQDQYQSCMRLNYGLLWNVQTEAQLKALGELAKRN, encoded by the coding sequence ATGAAAAAAGAAGAGACCGGTAAAGGCAATTTTGTTTACCTCCGGATTGCAGGTATTATAGAGCAGCAGATCGTGGACAATACTTTACGTACCGGCGACAAGCTGCCGTCGTTGCGCACCATTTGTAGCGAATATGGTGTAAGCCAGAATACGGCCTTGAGCGCCTATTATCACCTGGAAAACAAAATGCTGATTGAGACCCGGCCGCAATCGGGCTATTATGTCAAGTACTCGCGAGCCAGGATCCCGCAGGTGCCCGATACCAGCAGCCCGTCGGGCATTGCCAACTTTGGCATCAGCGAACTACTGGTAAGCAAAGTGTACGACAATCTTGGGGAAGGCGGGCACCTGCCGCTTGCACTGGCAACTCCTGCCGACGAACTTTTACCAATTGCCAAACTCAATAAGGGATTACTCCTGGCAACCCGAGCGCTGCGAGGTAGCGGCGTAGCCTACGACAAAGCCGAAGGAAACGAAAGATTGCGAAGACAAATAGCGCGCTGGGCGTTTAACATGGAATGCAGCCTGAGTCACCACGACATCATCACTACCAGCGGCTGCCTTAATGCGCTTTCCTATTGCCTGATGTCCGTCACTGAAAAAGGCGATACCGTCGCGATGGAAAGTCCGGTGTCTTTCGGGATGCTGCAACTGGCCGAAGCGCTCGGTTTGAAGGTACTCGAACTGCCCACACACCCGGAGTCAGGCGTCGACCTTAATGCATTTGAAGGTGCTCTGAAAAACAAAAAGGTAAAAGCCAGCCTGTTGATCAGCAATTTCAACAACCCGCTGGGAAGCTGCATGCCCGATGAAAACAAAAAAGCGGCTGTGCAGCTGGCAGAAAAATACAATGTGCCCCTGATCGAAAATGACATCAGCGGCGATGTATACTTTGGCCCGAACCGGCCAAGGACCTGCAAAACTTACGACCAGAGCGGGATCGTACTCTGGTGCGGCTCAGTTTCCAAGACCCTTGCACCGGGTTACCGCGTGGGCTGGGTAGCGCCGGGCAGGTTTAAAGAAAATGTGTTGAGAATGAAGCTTTATCACAGTATTTCCGGCACTTCGATCACGCAGGAAACGATCGGCAGCTTTCTGGAAACAGGGCGTTATGAAAGCCACCTACGAAAACTACGACATACATTGCATGGCAATATGCTCCGGTATTCCGGTGCCATCGCCGACTATTTTCCCGAATGCACCAAAGCCAGCAGGCCGCGGGGCGGTTCCGTTTTGTGGGTGGAGCTACCGCCCAATATTGATACTGTCGATCTTTATGAAAAAGCCCTTGCCCGGAACATCAGCTTCGCTCCGGGCAAGATTTTCACGCTTCAAGACCAATATCAAAGCTGCATGCGGCTGAATTATGGCTTATTGTGGAATGTGCAGACAGAAGCTCAGCTGAAAGCGCTGGGAGAACTTGCGAAACGAAATTAG